The following DNA comes from Triplophysa dalaica isolate WHDGS20190420 chromosome 5, ASM1584641v1, whole genome shotgun sequence.
TCTCAAAGAGCTGTACCGATTCCATATTCATTacatcaataaaatgtacactgttCTTTGCTTCTTAACACCATTTTCTTTGTTGCTATTCCTAaatataatcataataattattaatacttGTCCAAAATTACTGCGTCGCATGCTTGTGGGCTGCATTTATGGCATTTTACTATCAAATCCAACAGTCatccttattttatttttgttactgttCACTCAGAGGCCTGTGCCGGTCCGTCTCCATCAGCCGAAACAGCAAGAACACCAGATCTTCCACATCATCAGCCATCGGCTGAGCTTCCAAGCCACTGGAAAGATCATCTTCCACCTTTCCAGCATGAGTGGATCCGGAACACACTATTCGTGGCCAACCTGCGAACCGGCAAGCCAGAACTAGTGTGCCAGCTGAAGCTTTGGTGGCATCCTCCTCAGCCCCCTTTAATTCACACTCAGCCACCCGCCTCACCTGACCTCTTCTTCTGTCGGCCCCTTTTCTTATGGATGCCGCTGAAGATGTGGTTAATTCCTCTTGTCTGTGTTCGCCCAGACTGTGGTAAGCACAGACTGACAGCGGCAGGACTCTACCGTACTGTGCGCAAGGTCTTAGACAGGTGGTATGACCTTGCCACTGAGTATCTGGAGTGCAAAGGCTGCAAAAAGAAGTATCCCGCCTGGTCTGAGGACATCTTAGGACTGCTGGATATGGGCCACCGCAGTCAGTTTCCAGCTTTGCTGACATACAGGTAATTCATAATGACAATCATTCATTAGTTGGcgcttttattgtgttaaacttTTAACAATCAAAGCATTTGCATGATTATACTGTTGTTTCCTTAGATACTCATGTGACAACAGGGTGCTGAGGATGATGAGGGAGAGGACACTGGGCAACAGTGTGACTCAGCTTTACAAGAAGCTGATGGAACAACACAGTGAGGCATGGACACAGCGTGTCCTGCAGTACCTTACTGCCTGTGAACCATTCACAACGTCCTCCCTTGTGCAGCCTCCTGTGTTTGCTGAGCCTCCTCTCTTCCCTGCCCTACCTAAACCTAAGTGGCTGTTAGCTGTGTACGCCAGGGATGTTCTGGGGCGAATGCACGAGGTCAAGGCCAAAATTACTTCTATCTTTGGTTGTGTTCTCAAGATGGACTCCACAAAAAAGATATCACAGCCCTGTTTATATCATAAATTTGCCTGATATGGATATATGTGCATACATAATGTACACAGTTTTTGACccttttatttttctcaaaaggTCACAAAGAAACTTGCCGGTGCTGCTTCAGGAACAGCTGCCTGGTGCACAAATGTTGGGAATGAGCATGGTCAAGTCCTTGTATCTGTTCTGACAGCCGCCGAGGGACATGGACTGGACTCCATGGCAGCTGGCCTCATGAAACGCTACCGGGAGGCAGGAGAGGCTGCCCCAAAAGTGATGTACGTGGACAGAGATTGCTGCAGTCAGCACGGCCAGTCTTGGGTGAAGGTCATGTTTTCAGAGTGGGATGAGCTTGAAGTGCGCCTCGACATCTGGCATTTCATGCGGCGATTTGCTGCAGGTGTCACTACAGAGGCTCATCCGCTTTACGGCATCTTCATGGCACGTCTATCCACGTGCATCTTTCAGTGGGATCCAGAGGATGTGGCTGCTCTTCAGCGTGCAAAGGTGGGTGAGCTGGCGGCAAATAAGACTGGCCCCATCTCAGAAAAGGTGGTCAGTGCTCGCATTACCAGGAGAGAGTTGGCACTGCACTGCCGGAGGAGGACCAGGGGTGTGGAGGAGACCACCAGATTGATTGGAGCACTGATCGATCTGTTTGACAGTGCAGACGGGAAGGACACTCTGGGAGTTCCTCTGCTGGACCACGAACGGATCCGGCAGATTTGGAAAGAACAGCGGAAGCACGTGCAGTGTTTCCAAGACCCAGAGAACTTTCCACTCTACATGAGGAAGGGGACACTGAAGAAAGGTGGCGTGGAGCTCTGCTGCTACAGATGTGCCCGTGGCTCTACATCCTTGGAGTCATTCCACCTCCACCTGAACCGATTTATTCCAGGTATTACATACAAATCGATTCctaatttttctgtaaaaaatataagcactgTTACTGCTTCCATTAGTTTAAAGTAATGCATCTCCATTCCTCCTCCGTGTCTACCCGTGACATAAATGTCAAACTTTActgtattattacatttattttctgtcttGGCTGAAGTTATGAGTTATAATGACATAATATATAATGATATATGTATTACAAGTAACCAGTTACTTCATAGCATCTCAGTAGTTGTACATAGCCTGTACAtatgtgagaaataaaactcttttttgttttttttacttttaggaACCAGTGCCAGTGATGCGCATTTTCAGGCCTATCTCCTCGAGGGCTTGATGCGTTGGAATGATGACCGGATGGAAGACGCCATAAAAGGAGCATCCTCCATCCGGTCATTTGGCAGAGCCATGAAAGAGGCTGTGGACCGGCTTAGCCTAACAGTCTTTGGGAAGCCCTGGGATGAGCGCTATCGCCCTCCTGGAGCATATACAGGCAAGACATTTTGTATATCTGTATAATTTTGTCTATTTAGCATTTAATGTACTAGAcaaaatattgagacaattttaaTGTTCCCAATTTATTCTTGTAGGTGAATTGCTGGGAATGGAGTATCTTTACAGCCAGACTGGCAAAACACTGACTCCAGTGCTCCAGAACCCCGAAGAGGAAGACAGGCTGGTGGAGGAAGTCAATGACCAGGACCTGCAAGATGAGGGATTTGGGGAAGAGATAACGGAGGACATCACAGTTCCAGTGCTGTATGAGGATGAAACCCTGCCGTGATCTCGTGATCAGCCCCTCATCTTTACCTCTGCCTCGGTCTCCAACATCACTGGCTGAGCCATCCACATCTTCTGGTGGAGAAGGACAGCATCTTGCCCCTTTAGTGCTGTCGCAGCCACCTGACACTGGAAGCAGTCTCTCCACTGAAGCTCAGGTAAGACACTTTGAAGGCTTTATATACTTCcaatcttgttttatttcacaaattttaacattcattttcatctACTAGGGCGCAGTCATTGGACCCGATGGCATCGCTGGTTGGGACAAGGTTCAGGATTTGGCTGGTTACCTGGTGAGCCTTAGTGAGGCTCCTTACCTCACTGATCTGCAGGTGACCGAAGCCATTCAGCTATGGACAGCTCTCCCTGACATTGACAAACAGCGGGTCAACTATCAGCCTCGACATCAGCCTCCGCTGACACATGGGCGCTTTAAGGCACCGAAGCGGTCAGGAGTCACACCGGGTGTGGAGAGTGTCAAACGGTGTCTGATTGGACATCCTGGGGGTCCAGCACAGTGGCCCAGCACCAGCCGCTTGGTTGAGGCCATTTGTATAAAGCTGTGTGCTTTACACAAGTCACCGACCAAGAAGTCCGGAGTTAGCATCCCCAGGTGGTCTAAAATCCTCTCAGATTACCACCACATCCGAGACCTGGTCCTCAACAGTCGCAGGCTGATGGATGAAACAATGATCCAGCTTTTTGAGCTAAACCAGAGGACACTCATTCAGTGGTTAGCAAAGCACATTATTTGCTTAAAATTCAGTGAATTCTTCTAAACATATctataataaaagtaattaatttTCAGGTTTCAACGGCGGCAGAAGAATCAGGAAATGAGTGTCCTCGCACAGGGACTGACTCCACCTGACCCAATTGCTGTGGCTGATATGCAGCTTCCTCCGCCGAGGGAAAAATTGAATGAAGCGCCATCGACATCAGGTCCAAAGCATAAATTCATCCTTCCGCCAAATCGAGAAGGACAGGCTCCTCGTTTGCGACCAGGTCGACGGCCCGCTGCTGCTAACAGGGAGTGCCCCATCGCAGCTGCCCCCACAGCATCAGGAGATGTGCAGCCCATTTCTGCACCTGGGTCATTGATGGGCACACTAGTCCTTAACCCTGACATGACTGTGTCAATGGTGATTCCGTCTTCTGGTGCAGGCACAGCTCTGCCTGCTCCTGTGTCTGCTGCTTCTGTGTCTGCTGCTCCTGCATCCCGTTACACCCAAAGGAATAGGCGCCGGCGGGCGCAAGAGACGGAAAGTGGAGTTTGTAAGAGGAAGTATCTGCGGGGGGTTAATTTTAACAAGTGCAGCAAATGTGGGCAGCCCAAAACTAAGGAGTTTGGACATAGCCGGTATGGTAGTGCCACATTTTGCTTGCATGCTTCAAATGGCAAGTCTTTAGAAGATTGGTTGGCAGAACAGCGCCAGCAAAATAAACCCCAAACTCCACCTCCTCAATAAGTTTCAACTTTCCTGTATATATTTCATGGGCCAACTCGTTCATATTGTCCTGTATATTTGTTGTGTATATCAAAGGCCCAAGCGTTCATATTcttctgtatgtaaatatataaatatgtgtgtctgtctgtctgtgtgtgtgtgtactcatttcaatgtgggtgtgttttaattttattttaataaacaattttacaTTCGAAGTGTCTTTATCtctgaaaatcaataaaatcatatcccacacattcaataaaagaaaaccattttgaataaacatttttatttaaccatAAACATGTAATATGCTTTAATAATGATGTCTAAAACTATGTAATTGAACATATGATAACTAAATGAAGGCGCAATTGATTGATTGCAATACACATGTAGTCGACAGGTGGCAGCACGGCTCAGGTGAGATTGACCTTGTCGATCAGCTAGGGGTTCGAGGCCAGCAAGTGGAAAGTGAATTGTTACACATGTAACTAAAACTCTTACATAACGCACAGGAATTTAACCCGAATATTGTTGCAGGGAAAATTTGTCGACAAATATACGTTTTCTGCATCTTTTCGCATGCGCAGGCGGGCGCAAAGATTGGGCCCCTTCTTATGCTAAGcaagcgctctaccatttgagctaattcccctgctGCTAGGAAACttgtgtcgaggtgcattaaCGAGGAACAAAAcctgcttgtgttttgtgactgagcatatgCGCAAGTCCCAAcgcaacaacctttttttgcaccgGTGAGCCTCGACGGGTATTATATGGAGGGCTAAGAAGTACAAAGGAAGCCCagaaagacactgacgtggagaatgcgggcgtcgatcccgctacttcttGCATGCTAAGCAAGCGCTCTACCATTTAAGCTAATTCCCCTGCTTTGTGTCCAATGATTTATGTTCGTTTCGCTCATTGAAACGGGAAATACGGgtggtggaaatacctttcgcATCGGGCTGGAAATCACTATGGTTCTTTATtgttcggctcgttggtctaggggtatgattctcgcttcgggtgcgagaggtcccgggttcaaatcccggacgagccctcctttaagcgctccacacaaggcaggacgtacttaaaggagcgctatgcggatccgaaataggtggttagctcagattggagagtgttacactcaagatttgaatgtatattgatcgatcctgggttttggcaagtttgcctgtgtccatcgctttgctctcgctaccaaagagctctttgacctcatcagaccgagcagcctgtcctcggtaaccaggcgggtcatctatcactttaagtcgcattccattgtgtaatgattagcactctggactcaaatctcagctggccttctcattagcaattgctacttttcatactgacaacaggtcgcctgtactcaatgagccaaaggtctttacacccaagggaaagcggaaaatacagctgaacaaattggccatgtctgagacgtgcatgtggttgcacacacacaccaaaattatgatctaaaaacatctgggcatagagatttttcttgcccagggcgaaggacttgtttgtacaactgcccaacaataaggggtatatggcttttcgtgatactacaagaaagcaaaaaaaaaaaaacacgcagcacagcacacgggaccactggcttaatgaaaatgcaagtaactatgcaagaaaacttgtggaatctcaagtgacaactccattgtctttgaaagtgaagctcctgcatcatgttgctctgggtaaaagctagacacataccatacgggagactcttgttatatgtgtcgaggtgcattagcgaggagcgacaccagctggtgttttgtgactgagcatatgagcaagtcccaacacaacaacctttttttgcagcggtgagcctggacgggtataatagggagggctaagaaggaagccccgaaagacactgacgtggagaatgcgggcgtcgatcccgctacttcttGCATGCTAAGCaggcgctctaccatttgagctaattcccctgctTTGTGTCCAATGATTTATGTTCGTTTCGCTCATTGAAACGGGAAATACGGgcggtggaaatacctttcgcATCGGGCTGGAAATCActattgttctttattgttcggctcgttggtctaggggtatgatgctcgcttcgggtgcgagaggtcccgggttcaaatcccggacgagctctcctttaagcgctccacataaggcaggacgtacttaaaggagtgctatgcggatccgaaataggtggttagctcagattggagagtgttacactcaagatttgaatgtctattgatcgatcctgggttttggcaagtttgcctgtgttcatcgctttgctctcgctaccaaagagctctttgacctcatcagaccgagcagcctgtcctcggtaaccaggcgggtcatctatcacttgaagtcgcattccattgtgtaatgattagcactctggactcaaatctcagctggccttctcattagcaattgctacttttcatactgacaacaggtcacctgtactcaatgagccaaaggtctttatacccaagggaaagcggaaaatacagctgaacaaattggccatgtctgagacgtgcatgtggttgcacacacacaccaaaattatgatctaaaaacatctgggcagagagatttttcttgcccagggcgaaggacttgtttgtacaactgcccaacaataacgggtatatggcttttcgtgatactacaagaaagcaaaaaaaaaaaaacacgcagcacagcacacgggaccactggcttaatgaaaatgcaagtaactatgcaagaaaacttgtggaatctcaagtgacaactccattgtctttgaaagtgaagctcctgcatcatgttgctctgggtaaaagctagacacataccatacgggagactcttgttatatgtgtcgaggtgcattagcgaggagcgacacctgctggtgttttgtgactgagcatatgagcaagtcccaacacaacaacctttttttgcagcggtgagcctggacgggtataatagggagggctaagaagtAAGATggaagccccgaaagacactgacgtggagaatgcgggcgtcgatcccgctacttctcgcatgcaaagcgagcgctctaccatttgagctaattcccctgcaTTGCCTCCAAAGATGCATGTTCCTTTGGCTAATTGAAACGGGGCATACAGgtggtggaaatacctttcccATCGGGCATGAAATGACTTTCGCTCCTCATTGCTCGGCTCGTtgttctaggggcatgattctcgcttagggtgcgagaggtcccgggttcaaatcccggacgagccctgctttaagcgctccacataaggcaggacgtacttaaaggagcactatgcggatccgaaataggtggttagctcagattggagagtgttacactcaagattttaatgtctattgatcgatcctgggttttggcaagtttgcctgtgttcatcgctttgctctcgctaccaaagagctctttgacctcatcagaccgagcagcctgtcctcggtaaccaggcgggtcatctatcacttgaagtcgcattccattgtgtaatgattagcactctggactcaaatctcagctggccttctcattagcaattgctacttttcatactgacaacaggtcgcctgtactcaatgagccaaaggtctttacacccaagggaaagcggaaaatacagctgaacaaattggccatgtctgagacgtgcatgtggttgcacacacacaccaaaattatgatctaaaaacatctgggcagagagatttttcttgcccagggcgaaggacttgtttgtacaactgcccaacaataaggggtatatggcttttcgtgatactacaagaaagcaaaaaaaaaaaaacacgcagcacagcacacgggaccactggcttaatgaaaatgcaagtaactatgcaagaaaacttgtggaatctcaagtgacaactccattgtctttgaaagtgaagctcctgcatcatgttgctctgggtaaaagctagacacataccatacgggagactcttgttatatgtgtcgaggtgcattagcgaggagcgacacctgctggtgttttgtgactgagcatatgagcaagtcccaacacaacaacctttttttgcagcggtgagcctggacgggtataatagggagggctaagaaggaagccccgaaagacactgacgtggagaatgcgggcgtcgatcccgctacttcttGCATGCTAAGcaagcgctctaccatttgagctaattcccctgctTTGTGTCCAATGATTTATGTTCGTTTCGCTCATTGAAACGGGAAATACGGgcggtggaaatacctttcgcATCGGGATGGAAATcactattgttttttattgttcggctcgttggtctaggggtatgatgcttgcttcgggtgcgagaggtcctgggttcaaatcccggacgagccctcctttaagcgctccacataaggcaggacgtacttaaaggagtgctatgcggatccgaaataggtggttagctcagattggagagtgttacactcaagatttgaatgtctattgatcgatcctgggttttggcaagtttgcctgtgttcatcgctttgctctcgctaccaaagagctctttgacctcatcagaccgagcagactgtcctcggtaaccaggcgggtcatctatcacttgaagtcgcattccatgtgtaatgattagcactctggactcaaatctcagctggccttctcattagcaattgctacttttcatactgacaacaggtcacctgtactcaatgagccaaaggtctttacacccaagggaaagcggaaaatacagctgaacaaattggccatgtctgagacgtgcatgtggttgcacacacacaccaaaattatgatctaaaaacatctgggcagagagatttttcttgcccagggcgaaggacttgtttgtacaactgcccaacaataacgggtatatggcttttcgtgatactacaagaaagcaaaaaaaaaaaaacacgcagcacagcacacgggaccactggcttaatgaaaatgcaagtaactatgcaagaaaacttgtggaatctcaagtgacaactccattgtctttgaaagtgaagctcctgcatcatgttgctctgggtaaaagctagacacataccatacgggagactcttgttatatgtgtcgaggtgcattagcgaggagcgacacctgctggtgttttgtgactgagcatatgagcaagtcccaaaacaacaacctttttttgcagcggtgagcctggacgggtataatagggagggctaagaagtaagaaggaagccccgaaagacactgacgtggagaatgcgggcgtcgatcccgctacttctcgcatgcaaagcgagcgctctaccatttgagctaattcccctgcaTTGCCTCCAAAGATGCATGTTCCTTTGGCTAATTGAAACGGGGCATACAGgtggtggaaatacctttcccATCGGGCATGAAATGACTTTCGCTCCTCATTGCTCGGCTCGTtgttctaggggcatgattctcgattagggtgcgagaggtcccgggttcaaatcccggacgagccctcctttaagcgctccacataaggcaggacgtacttaaaggagtgctatgcggatccgaaataggtggttagctcagattggagagtgttacactcaagatttgaatgtctattgatcgatcctgggttttggcaagtttgcctgtgttcatcgctttgctctcgctaccaaagagctctttgacctcatcagaccgagcagcctgtcctcggtaaccaggcgggtcatctatcacttgaagtcgcattccattgtgtaatgattagcactctggactcaaatctcagctggccttctcattagcaattgctacttttcatactgacaacaggtcgcctgtactcaatgagccaaaggtctttacacccaagggaaagcggaaaatacagctgaacaaattggccatgtctgagacgtgcatgtggttgcacacacacaccaaaattatgatctaaaaacatctgggcagagagatttttcttgcccagggcgaaggacttgtttgtacaactgcccaacaataaggggtatatggcttttcgtgatactacaagaaagcaaaaaaaaaaaaacacgcagcacagcacacgggaccactggcttaatgaaaatgcaagtaactatgcaagaaaacttgtggaatctcaagtgacaactccattgtctttgaaagtgaagctcctgcatcatgttgctctgggtaaaagctagacacataccatacgggagactcttgtta
Coding sequences within:
- the LOC130420422 gene encoding uncharacterized protein LOC130420422, whose protein sequence is MYAYPVFRRQLATSSRLLMAPSPEANRLENVESGRAKPKEQVLAEASSFVSSNGGDPSDQFLVLAHCKLQFGKYQGQRFRWLLENSLGYAVYLVLSISNETANTTPLSQNKQLFLQYTSHIREMAEEVEKYERKQEMQAEARAVGDQGCLMVEFGDFQGRSMKDVYEDQSKEAKALIRYLVKADARPNTNMAIFKSYVVKRQASAVGSSVRQPTPPSATSSASAQPPAASTASASPLKALQTGVSQTASVKALLARGKHLSPSQLARKLLSPVKSYPLLKVPLPPPAPELPAKHLAQRQLFVTDTSVPAAEDDAELMFAASQCEAQLTTEACAGPSPSAETARTPDLPHHQPSAELPSHWKDHLPPFQHEWIRNTLFVANLRTGKPELVCQLKLWWHPPQPPLIHTQPPASPDLFFYCGKHRLTAAGLYRTVRKVLDRWYDLATEYLECKGCKKKYPAWSEDILGLLDMGHRSQFPALLTYRYSCDNRVLRMMRERTLGNSVTQLYKKLMEQHSEAWTQRVLQYLTACEPFTTSSLVQPPVFAEPPLFPALPKPKWLLAVYARDVLGRMHEVTKKLAGAASGTAAWCTNVGNEHGQVLVSVLTAAEGHGLDSMAAGLMKRYREAGEAAPKVMYVDRDCCSQHGQSWVKVMFSEWDELEVRLDIWHFMRRFAAGVTTEAHPLYGIFMARLSTCIFQWDPEDVAALQRAKERVGTALPEEDQGCGGDHQIDWSTDRSV